From one Microlunatus sp. Gsoil 973 genomic stretch:
- the purE gene encoding 5-(carboxyamino)imidazole ribonucleotide mutase: MSDGPARVGIVMGSDSDWPVMGEAATVLSDFGIRYQANVVSAHRMPEAMVEYGRTAHTRGLEVVVAGAGGAAHLPGMLAALTPLPVIGVPVPLKYLDGMDSLLSIVQMPAGVPVATVAIGNARNAGLLAVRILATGDASLTHAMIDFQDELRRTAEAKGEKVRAQQS; this comes from the coding sequence ATGAGTGACGGACCAGCACGGGTGGGAATCGTCATGGGCTCTGACTCGGACTGGCCGGTGATGGGCGAGGCGGCGACCGTGCTCTCCGATTTCGGCATCCGCTACCAGGCCAACGTGGTCTCCGCACACCGGATGCCCGAGGCGATGGTCGAGTACGGCCGGACCGCTCACACCCGCGGACTGGAAGTGGTGGTCGCCGGCGCCGGTGGCGCCGCCCACCTGCCCGGCATGCTGGCGGCGCTCACGCCGCTGCCGGTGATCGGTGTGCCGGTGCCGCTGAAGTATCTGGACGGAATGGACTCCCTGCTGTCGATCGTGCAGATGCCGGCCGGGGTGCCGGTAGCGACGGTGGCGATCGGCAACGCCCGCAACGCAGGGCTGCTGGCTGTCAGAATCCTGGCAACCGGCGACGCGTCGCTGACCCACGCCATGATCGACTTCCAGGACGAGCTGCGCAGAACGGCCGAGGCCAAGGGCGAGAAGGTCCGCGCCCAGCAGAGCTGA
- a CDS encoding EI24 domain-containing protein, producing MISDALGGAMLLIRGFTLVFSRRRLFLLGALPPLITSVIFLALLITGISNLDRIIPDYAEWIRVLIGVGAIGGSILIMVLVFTALTLVIGGPAYEKISELVEAELGDAPGEVHESLVRSVPRSVGQSLALLGISLVGAVVFALLGLVPVLGQTVIPVLSTVFGAWMLGIELLGTPFQRRGRVSIGERRQAMRRHRAHTLGFTVPTFLLLAIPFVSVLVFPAAAAGGTLLARDLLRSRS from the coding sequence ATGATCTCCGACGCGCTCGGCGGGGCGATGTTGCTGATCCGCGGTTTCACCCTGGTATTCAGCCGCCGCCGGTTGTTCCTGCTCGGCGCGCTGCCGCCGCTGATCACCTCGGTGATCTTCCTGGCGTTGTTGATCACCGGCATCAGCAATCTGGACCGGATCATCCCCGACTACGCCGAGTGGATCCGCGTGCTGATCGGCGTCGGCGCGATCGGCGGATCGATCCTGATCATGGTCCTGGTCTTCACTGCGCTCACCCTGGTCATCGGCGGACCGGCGTACGAGAAGATCTCCGAACTGGTCGAGGCCGAACTCGGCGATGCTCCGGGTGAGGTTCACGAGTCCCTGGTGCGATCGGTGCCGCGGTCGGTCGGGCAATCGCTGGCCCTGCTTGGGATCTCTCTTGTGGGCGCCGTCGTCTTCGCGCTGCTCGGTCTCGTCCCGGTGCTGGGCCAGACGGTGATCCCGGTGCTGTCGACCGTCTTCGGGGCGTGGATGCTGGGCATCGAACTGCTCGGCACACCGTTCCAGCGGCGCGGCCGGGTGTCCATCGGCGAGCGACGGCAGGCGATGCGTCGACACCGTGCGCACACGTTGGGCTTCACGGTGCCGACCTTCCTGCTGCTGGCGATCCCATTCGTCTCGGTGCTGGTCTTCCCGGCCGCGGCCGCGGGCGGAACCCTGCTGGCGCGGGATCTGCTACGTTCCCGTTCGTGA
- a CDS encoding universal stress protein — MTDPVIVVGVTPGQPDIVIRHAAKLARKLNGRLVCAFVDTGQMSMFEGADGTLMAMPLDPDIVEEPTPFPDSLRDKLATICSDKQVTVEFRRPLGEPAIALAELAEHEQAYMIMVGTRRPGLRSGIAEFFGGSVAAHLSHRQPRPVIVIPLTPTAHGELPWDETD; from the coding sequence ATGACTGACCCCGTCATCGTTGTCGGCGTCACACCGGGGCAGCCCGACATAGTCATCCGGCATGCCGCGAAACTCGCCCGGAAGCTGAACGGCCGCTTGGTCTGCGCCTTCGTCGACACCGGTCAGATGAGCATGTTCGAGGGCGCCGACGGCACCCTGATGGCCATGCCGCTCGACCCGGACATCGTCGAGGAGCCCACTCCGTTCCCCGACAGCCTCCGGGACAAGCTCGCCACGATCTGCTCCGACAAGCAGGTGACCGTCGAGTTCCGCAGACCGCTGGGTGAGCCGGCCATCGCGCTGGCCGAACTGGCCGAGCACGAGCAGGCGTACATGATCATGGTCGGCACCCGGCGACCGGGGCTCCGCTCGGGAATCGCCGAGTTCTTCGGCGGCTCGGTGGCCGCCCACCTCAGCCACCGGCAGCCGCGTCCGGTGATCGTCATCCCACTGACTCCGACCGCGCACGGTGAACTGCCCTGGGACGAGACCGACTAG
- a CDS encoding HAD family acid phosphatase — protein MKSTIRTYYGDTGNGIADTQQSPYITQLSRIVQREERDLPVAYRHALRHGRKPALVFDTDEWVQAEKFPATPAMVDFVNAAHRAGCTLIGLTGRNSGQQAATLGNLSAVGYEGFTDADYYTKPQGDTRSTIEYKSQTRAYLESTAGGADDIVANLGDQYSDLIGGHADRTIKLPNPTYYLP, from the coding sequence GTGAAGTCGACGATCCGCACCTACTACGGCGACACCGGCAACGGGATCGCCGACACGCAGCAGTCGCCGTACATCACCCAGCTCAGCCGGATCGTCCAGCGCGAGGAACGCGATCTGCCGGTGGCGTACCGGCACGCGCTCAGGCACGGCAGGAAGCCGGCCCTGGTCTTCGACACCGACGAGTGGGTGCAGGCCGAGAAGTTTCCGGCAACGCCGGCAATGGTCGACTTCGTGAACGCCGCCCACCGGGCGGGCTGCACGCTGATCGGGCTGACCGGACGCAACTCGGGTCAGCAGGCCGCCACGCTGGGCAACCTGTCCGCCGTCGGCTACGAAGGCTTCACCGACGCCGACTACTACACCAAGCCGCAGGGCGACACCCGCAGCACGATCGAGTACAAATCCCAGACCAGGGCGTACCTGGAATCGACGGCCGGCGGCGCCGACGACATCGTTGCCAACCTCGGTGACCAGTACTCCGACCTGATCGGCGGGCACGCCGACCGGACGATCAAGCTGCCCAACCCGACCTACTACCTGCCGTAG
- a CDS encoding glutamine synthetase family protein, translated as MSPLRNHRHLSVAGLQTMIDNEDIDTVIVGFTDMQGRLQGKRMHAAYFADQVLSHGTEGCNYLLAVDIEMNTVDGYEISSWDTGYGDMMFRLDPDTLRLLPHQPGTAMVQCDLTWLDGAPVSESPRTILKHQLDRAADLGYQVLAGTELEFIVFDTSYPDAWRQGYRDLEPATSYNVDYSILGTTAVEPLLREIRNAMYGAGLDVESAKGECNPGQQEIGFRYADALITADNHVVYKTAAKQIAAQHDRSITFMAKYNEREGNSCHIHLSLRGTDGRTVFWDNGRTDLYDRFIAGALATIVDFSLFYAPNINSYKRFTDRSFAPTAIGWGTDNRTCAVRLVGEGGSARLENRVPGGDVNPYLALAAMVAGGLYGIEHDLPLPPEVAGNAYRSGLPRFPHTLSSARDAFTRSAIAREVFGDDVVDHYTNMADVELAAFESAVTDWELRRGFERM; from the coding sequence GTGAGCCCGCTGCGCAACCATCGACATCTCAGCGTCGCCGGATTGCAGACGATGATCGACAACGAGGACATCGACACCGTCATCGTCGGTTTCACCGATATGCAGGGACGGTTGCAGGGCAAGCGGATGCACGCCGCCTATTTCGCCGACCAGGTGCTGTCCCACGGCACCGAGGGCTGCAACTACCTGCTGGCAGTGGATATCGAGATGAACACGGTCGACGGTTATGAGATCTCCTCCTGGGACACCGGGTACGGCGACATGATGTTCCGGCTCGACCCCGACACCCTGCGATTGTTGCCGCACCAGCCCGGTACGGCGATGGTGCAGTGCGATCTGACCTGGTTGGACGGCGCTCCGGTGAGCGAGTCGCCGCGGACCATCCTGAAACACCAACTCGACCGCGCCGCCGACCTCGGCTACCAGGTGCTGGCGGGGACCGAACTGGAATTCATCGTCTTCGACACCAGCTACCCCGACGCCTGGCGGCAGGGCTACCGGGATCTGGAGCCGGCGACGAGCTACAACGTGGACTACTCGATCCTCGGCACGACGGCGGTGGAGCCGTTACTGCGGGAGATCCGCAATGCGATGTACGGCGCCGGGCTCGACGTCGAGTCGGCCAAGGGCGAGTGCAATCCCGGGCAGCAGGAGATCGGCTTCCGCTATGCCGACGCCCTGATCACCGCGGACAACCACGTCGTCTACAAGACTGCCGCCAAACAGATCGCTGCACAGCACGACAGGTCGATCACCTTCATGGCCAAGTACAACGAGCGGGAGGGCAACTCCTGCCATATCCACCTCTCGCTGCGCGGAACCGACGGACGAACCGTCTTCTGGGACAACGGGCGGACCGACCTGTACGACCGGTTCATCGCCGGCGCTCTGGCCACCATCGTGGACTTCAGCCTGTTCTATGCGCCGAACATCAACTCCTACAAGCGCTTCACCGACAGGTCGTTCGCGCCGACCGCCATCGGCTGGGGCACCGACAACCGCACCTGTGCCGTACGGCTGGTCGGCGAGGGCGGATCGGCTCGGCTGGAGAACCGGGTTCCGGGTGGCGACGTCAACCCCTATCTGGCGCTGGCCGCGATGGTCGCCGGCGGTCTGTACGGGATCGAACACGACCTGCCGCTGCCGCCCGAGGTCGCCGGCAACGCCTACCGTTCCGGACTGCCGAGGTTCCCCCACACGCTGTCCTCGGCCCGGGACGCGTTCACCCGGTCGGCGATCGCCCGGGAGGTCTTCGGTGACGACGTCGTCGATCACTACACCAACATGGCCGATGTCGAGCTTGCCGCCTTCGAGTCAGCGGTCACCGATTGGGAACTCCGGCGCGGCTTCGAGAGGATGTGA
- a CDS encoding 5-(carboxyamino)imidazole ribonucleotide synthase produces MTYVVGIIGAGQLARMMHQASIGLGIQVKLLAEAADSSAAQVVADVEVGDYTDPETVRRFAAACDVVTFDHEHVPTAILEELAADGIAVRPGPKALVHAQDKAVMRSRLGAMGIPCPLNRPVATPEELTSFGAEVGWPVIAKTTRGGYDGKGVFKIDSADRAGEPFASGADILAEEYIDFRRELSALVVRSPSGQAVAYPITETVQTAGICTETTTPAPELSEDQAIGCQQLALRIAHELEVTGVLAVELMQRNDGSVVVNELAMRPHNTGHWSIDGAHTSQFENHLRAVLDLPLGSPTVRDEWTVMVNVLGGSVQDLPAALLHCFARDPRLRAQLYGKEVKPGRKVGHVTAYGDDLPSVRRRARHAANYLMGVGDE; encoded by the coding sequence GTGACATACGTGGTGGGGATCATCGGCGCCGGCCAGTTGGCCAGAATGATGCATCAGGCGTCGATCGGCCTGGGCATCCAGGTCAAGCTGCTTGCCGAGGCAGCTGACAGTTCGGCCGCCCAGGTGGTGGCCGACGTGGAGGTCGGGGACTACACCGACCCGGAGACCGTCCGCCGGTTCGCCGCCGCCTGCGATGTCGTCACCTTCGATCACGAGCACGTGCCGACTGCCATCCTGGAGGAGCTGGCGGCTGACGGCATCGCCGTACGCCCCGGGCCCAAAGCCCTGGTCCACGCCCAGGACAAGGCGGTTATGCGGTCCAGACTCGGTGCCATGGGCATACCGTGCCCCCTCAACCGGCCGGTTGCAACACCGGAGGAGTTGACCAGCTTCGGCGCCGAGGTCGGCTGGCCGGTGATCGCCAAGACCACCCGGGGCGGCTACGACGGCAAAGGTGTCTTCAAGATCGACTCCGCCGACCGGGCCGGGGAGCCGTTCGCCTCCGGCGCCGACATCCTTGCCGAGGAGTACATCGACTTCCGGCGTGAGCTCAGCGCGCTGGTCGTCCGGTCACCCAGTGGGCAGGCCGTCGCCTATCCGATCACCGAGACCGTGCAGACCGCCGGCATCTGCACCGAGACCACTACGCCGGCCCCCGAGCTGAGCGAGGATCAGGCGATCGGCTGCCAGCAGCTGGCCCTGCGGATCGCCCACGAACTCGAGGTCACCGGCGTGCTCGCCGTGGAGCTGATGCAACGCAACGACGGCAGCGTGGTGGTCAACGAGCTGGCGATGCGCCCGCACAACACCGGGCATTGGTCGATCGACGGCGCCCACACCTCCCAGTTCGAGAACCATCTGCGTGCGGTGCTCGACCTGCCGCTCGGCTCGCCGACAGTGCGCGACGAGTGGACGGTGATGGTCAACGTCCTCGGTGGGAGTGTGCAGGACCTGCCGGCGGCGCTGTTGCATTGTTTCGCCCGGGACCCGCGACTGCGGGCGCAGTTGTACGGCAAGGAGGTCAAACCGGGCCGTAAGGTCGGCCACGTGACCGCGTACGGTGACGATCTGCCGAGTGTCCGGAGGCGTGCCCGGCATGCAGCCAACTACTTGATGGGAGTCGGCGATGAGTGA